ACCACCACCAACTTGGCTGAACTCGACAGGGTGCTATCGAGGGTCGACATGGCTGAAATCACCAAGGTCGCGTTAAACAGCAACATGGGCAGGTCGCCCAGCAGCCGAGTCAGCACCTCGGTCATCGCTTCACCGCTCGCTGCCTGGGCACCCGCCAATACACCCAGACTGCCAAACAGCAGAATACAAATGATACTGATCCAGGCAGCATGCAGAAAACTCCTTCGAGTTGTCTGGCGATCGGCAAGAAACCCCCGGTCCATCATCACCGGATCATGCATGGGATAACTCCAGATCTGGAGCAAGGCAACCAGCATCAATACCGGACCCGGTTGATCGAACTGGAACGGTATGAACAGAATGTTCTGCAAGGTGAGGTGTCCTCCGCCCATCACCAGGGTGATCAGAATACCCAGAATCAAAATGAAGATCAGCATCTGGAACAGATCGGTCCTGAGTGACGCATGCAGACCGCCCAGCATGGAATAGAGCAATGTCACGGCTGCCAGGCCGATTACCGCCAGCGCATAGGAGCCACTCCCGGCGGCGCCGAAGAGTATGCCAATCACCAGCAAGTTGGCGAATACCTCACTGCTCAGACGGATCCCGATCACCAGGTTGTAGCAGCGAGTCCCCCAATCCCCGAAACGGTCGTATAAAAATCCCTGAATACTGGTATAACCCTTACGAAAGCGCAGATCGTCGATAATCAGGCCGCCGGTGAGAAACGACAGATAATAAAAGACGTAGGCAAGGGTACCCCACAGCCCATAGTAAAAACCCAGTATCGCGGCATTCATCAAGGATCGCGCGAAGATCCATGTTGTCACTTGGGAAAAGGTCAAGGTCAACAGGCCCGGTACCCCGCCAGCCGGTGAAAGACCCTGAAAAAAAGTACCGCCATTATCAGCTTTCGGAGTGATGATGATAGATACCGTTGCCACAACGGCAATCAATACAGGCAGTACGTATTCCATTTAAGCTCCCGTTGAAATCGTCTCGAATCAGTAATTCCGGCTTGGAAGTGTATTCAGTTATTTATGAATAAAACAGAGACTGATCTTATGTCTACGTCCATAGGATTAATATGGATTCAAAGCAGTCGTTGATACTTGATCCTAAAATCCGTTTCCTGTTAAAGCCGTTTTTATTGGCGAGTTTTCAGGCGCGATAGTGGCAACATGCAATCATGCAATCATGCAATCAGGCCCTAGTGTTCTGATGTCAGATCACCACTCCCAGCTTCCACTACGGCACGCTTCGATCTCCTTGCCTGTTGCGTTGTCTTAATTGCCATAACACCCAGCGGCCCGACAATGTTGGCAGAGAGACTGGGAAAGGCGCTGATGACAGAGACCAGCAATGAAGCCTGATAGGGAATTGCCTGGCGTGTTGGCGCGTCTGCGGCTCTCAAGCTGAAGAAGCCATACATCTTATGTGATAGGCTCTGCCTCTGAATCCAGGGGCATTCACCCCTCTTCAGTCATTAACCTTTCCCCTGTTGGATACGCTGATTCCTGTATCTTTTGGGGTAATTTGGAATACGCCTCAATGCAGAGCGATCAACTGCAATCTCTTGTGAGAAAGAAAACCGGAGAACTGCTGCGGACCGGCTGCCGACATTTCGACCTCGGCATCGAGTATCCCGAGGTCCGGTTTGACCTGATTGGCAAGACCGCCGGCATGGTGCTGTTTCCGGCAAAGAGCCGCAGCATCATTCGTTACAACTTGCCACTGCTCACGAGATACCGGGAGGCGTTCATCGAAGCCACTGTACCCCACGAGGTCTCACACCTGATCGCCCACGCATTGCATGGGCCACGAATCAAACCCCATGGCACAGAGTGGAAAAAGATCATGAAGCTGTTCCACGCTTCACCGAAACGCTGTCATAATTTCGATACGGAACAGGCGGGGGGAAAGAAGCTACGCTATTTCGATTACCGTTGCGACTGCCGGGACCATCGCTTGAGCGCCATTCGTCACAACAGGCTCATACAAGGCACCATCTACCTCTGTAGACATTGTGGTTCTCAGTTAAGATGAACTCAAATCTGACTTACCACAGGATTGATGTCAGATCGACACCTCTCCTTTCAAAATGTTGCCGCTTCGATTATTTTTCTTTTCTGCGCCCGACTCATTCGCTTAATCTGGCATTCGCGGCGCAGTGCATCGCCATGACATCTCATCCCCTCCACAAAGACAAGTTCAACCGGGGTGCGTCCTCGGGTATATTTAGCACCAGTGCCGCTGTTGTGCTGCGCCACGCGTTTCTCAAGATCCTTGGCGATGCCCGTATAGAGGGATCGATCAGAGCATTGCAGTATGTAGACATACCAGGATTGAGGGTCATTCCTCTGCGTCATCGGATGAAATTGGGCCCGTTAGGAGTGGTAATTGCATTCATATTATACAAAAAACCTGTTTTTCCACAGGTGATACCGGGGTAAACCACAACCTTTTTCACCATTTTCTGGACTTTACACGGCATTGTTATAAAGATAACAATGCTCAATGCCTAAAAAACGTCCTAAAGAGGCACAGGCAATCAAGCGACTTGTTGTACCATACTTACACGAGATATCAGGCATTACCGCCTAAATAACAACAGGTTAGAACCACATTCACCCCCATCTGGAGGATACGATGATTGGTAATACCAAAAAGTGGATAGGAATGGCCGGCGCGATCAGCGTCCTAGCCGGTCAGTTTCTGGTCTCCCCTGCAATCTTCGCCGAAGGAGGCAATGCTGTCGCGGAGGGAAAGAAGATTTCATTTGACAGAAAAAAAGGGAATTGCCTCGCATGCCATAATATTATTGGCGCGCCTTCACCGGGTAACATCGCACCCGCACTGGTCGCAATGAAATCCCGCTTTCCGAAAAAGGAAGATCTGCGCATGCAGATTTGGGATGCAACCATCAAGAATCCCGAATCAGCCATGCCCCCTTTCGGCAAACACGGAATCCTCTCCGAAGCTGATTTCGAAAA
This sequence is a window from Candidatus Thiodiazotropha sp. LNASS1. Protein-coding genes within it:
- a CDS encoding sodium:proline symporter, with translation MEYVLPVLIAVVATVSIIITPKADNGGTFFQGLSPAGGVPGLLTLTFSQVTTWIFARSLMNAAILGFYYGLWGTLAYVFYYLSFLTGGLIIDDLRFRKGYTSIQGFLYDRFGDWGTRCYNLVIGIRLSSEVFANLLVIGILFGAAGSGSYALAVIGLAAVTLLYSMLGGLHASLRTDLFQMLIFILILGILITLVMGGGHLTLQNILFIPFQFDQPGPVLMLVALLQIWSYPMHDPVMMDRGFLADRQTTRRSFLHAAWISIICILLFGSLGVLAGAQAASGEAMTEVLTRLLGDLPMLLFNATLVISAMSTLDSTLSSSAKLVVVDMRLLRPSLNNGRLVMALFMLAGLLLVFTGNKDLFSAVAVSGTASMYLAPVIFFSLWGDRDRIPLWSYLGSFTLAISGAALYFTESTGYSQWLGEWHKYTKLLFISLTVLTLGCLMFWLGNRQADTLADYPANATEY
- the soxX gene encoding sulfur oxidation c-type cytochrome SoxX; translated protein: MIGNTKKWIGMAGAISVLAGQFLVSPAIFAEGGNAVAEGKKISFDRKKGNCLACHNIIGAPSPGNIAPALVAMKSRFPKKEDLRMQIWDATIKNPESAMPPFGKHGILSEADFEKVVEYIWTL
- a CDS encoding SprT-like domain-containing protein; amino-acid sequence: MQSDQLQSLVRKKTGELLRTGCRHFDLGIEYPEVRFDLIGKTAGMVLFPAKSRSIIRYNLPLLTRYREAFIEATVPHEVSHLIAHALHGPRIKPHGTEWKKIMKLFHASPKRCHNFDTEQAGGKKLRYFDYRCDCRDHRLSAIRHNRLIQGTIYLCRHCGSQLR
- a CDS encoding GIY-YIG nuclease family protein, producing the protein MTQRNDPQSWYVYILQCSDRSLYTGIAKDLEKRVAQHNSGTGAKYTRGRTPVELVFVEGMRCHGDALRRECQIKRMSRAQKRKIIEAATF